The following DNA comes from Blattabacterium cuenoti.
ACTCCGAACAAGTAGGAGTAAATCGACAATTATTTCCTATCCATGGAGATATTCCTTTTTGATACAATCTCACACTTTCTATAAAAAAATATTTAGAATTTTCATGTAATATAATTTTTATATTAAAAAAATTTTTTGCATAATTTTTCATTCTTATTTTTTTTATGTTTAACATAAGTTATTCAAGAAATATATTCTTTTAAAAAAAGATCTATTTTTTCATAGAAATCAATAGGATTCTCTACATGAATCCAATGTTTTGCTTTTTCTATAGTTAAAATTTTTGCTTTGGGAAATAATTTAAGTATAGAATCATAGTCCTTAGGAAGAATATAATCTGAATATTCTCCTCGTAAAAAAAGCGTAGGACCATTATATAAACCGTTATTAATTTTATTATAGATTAAAGAATCATAATTTTTTTCAATTCCAAATAAGAAAAAACTAAAATCCAGTTTTCCATTTTTTTTTCTATAAGTACATTTAGAAAAAAATAATCTAATCTCTGTATCAGGAATGTACGGTT
Coding sequences within:
- the yidD gene encoding membrane protein insertion efficiency factor YidD, whose translation is MKNYAKNFFNIKIILHENSKYFFIESVRLYQKGISPWIGNNCRFTPTCSEYMIGSLKKWPFFKGFFIGIKRIISCHPWGPSGYDPI